The Patescibacteria group bacterium genome has a segment encoding these proteins:
- the serS gene encoding serine--tRNA ligase, which translates to MLDIKLIRSKPELYIKALDRRGCGHYISELLKVDADRRRITKELDDLRAAMNNAAKEIGTSSNKDRVDKIESAQKLKSRVKNAEDTLNLATAKYNELIYKLPNIPFEEVPVGDNEEANVVLREVGKKPKFTKPQDYLTIAEKKDWIDIERASKVSGTRFGYIKGDLAMVQFSLAQMVFRRLGDQKWLSKVIKKTKLDLPNTSFVPMVPPVMIRPEVFRAMGKLDPGQEEERYHLPSDGLYLVGSAEHTLGPYFMNETLSAKDLPIRFIGYSTCFRREAGSYGKDTKGILRVHQFDKLEMFSYSIPEFSRMEHKLFLAIQEELMRELKLPYRVVHVCTGDMVSTDAEQFDIETWMPGQNNGLGEYRETHSTSNSTDFQARRLNIKYRNGEKTELVHTINGTAFAIGRTLIGLIENTQGDIGSVNI; encoded by the coding sequence ATGCTGGATATAAAATTAATCCGCAGTAAACCGGAATTATATATTAAGGCGCTGGATAGGCGCGGTTGCGGTCATTATATTTCGGAATTGTTAAAAGTTGATGCTGACCGGAGACGGATTACCAAAGAACTCGACGATTTAAGGGCAGCCATGAACAATGCGGCAAAGGAAATTGGCACCTCTTCCAATAAAGATCGTGTTGATAAAATTGAATCAGCCCAAAAGTTAAAAAGCCGGGTTAAAAACGCTGAGGATACGCTTAACTTGGCTACAGCGAAGTATAACGAATTAATATATAAGTTACCCAATATCCCATTTGAAGAAGTTCCGGTAGGTGACAACGAAGAAGCAAATGTGGTGCTTCGCGAAGTCGGTAAAAAGCCTAAGTTTACGAAACCTCAAGATTATCTAACTATTGCGGAAAAAAAAGACTGGATTGATATCGAACGTGCATCAAAAGTATCTGGAACTCGCTTTGGCTATATCAAGGGTGATTTAGCGATGGTACAGTTCAGTTTGGCTCAAATGGTATTTCGTCGTTTGGGGGATCAAAAATGGCTCTCCAAGGTAATAAAAAAAACCAAGCTAGATCTGCCCAATACCTCGTTTGTTCCGATGGTGCCGCCAGTCATGATTCGGCCGGAGGTATTCCGCGCCATGGGAAAACTTGATCCGGGACAGGAAGAGGAGCGCTACCATTTGCCGAGCGATGGCTTATATTTGGTTGGTAGCGCCGAACATACACTTGGGCCATACTTTATGAACGAAACATTATCAGCCAAAGATCTGCCGATACGATTCATTGGTTATTCAACTTGCTTCCGACGCGAAGCTGGAAGCTACGGCAAAGATACCAAAGGCATCCTCAGGGTTCATCAATTCGACAAACTTGAAATGTTTTCGTATTCAATACCAGAATTTTCAAGAATGGAGCATAAATTGTTCTTAGCAATTCAAGAGGAGTTAATGCGGGAATTAAAGCTGCCGTACCGCGTTGTCCATGTTTGCACTGGCGACATGGTTTCAACCGACGCCGAGCAATTTGACATCGAAACATGGATGCCGGGACAAAACAACGGGCTGGGGGAGTACCGTGAAACACACTCAACATCAAACTCCACCGATTTTCAAGCACGTCGTTTGAATATCAAGTATCGTAACGGCGAAAAGACCGAGTTAGTACATACGATCAACGGCACCGCCTTTGCGATCGGTCGGACGCTGATT
- the lysS gene encoding lysine--tRNA ligase: protein MGRLEETRDIRLKKLALIKELGIDPYPAQSLRTHSTADLANNYERLAKSERLLTIAGRIRSIRRHGGSGFVDVEDGTGHFQVFIKKDALGENDYRNFTELIDSSDVVEFTGKLFLTKQNTKTLEAKTFRLLTKSIRAIPESYFGLKDIETRLRKRYIDLAVNPESRELFVRKSMFWKAIRQFLEDRDFIEVQIPVFEDVPGGAEAEPFVTHHNALDRDFFLRISLELPLKRLLVGGFERVYEIGRIFRNEGISAEHLQDYTQMEFYWAYADYNNLQNMLIAFYRSIIEKTCGSLVVKSCGHEIDWGQEWKTYDYYQLFNVHAGINLHQTTELELKKKADELKIKYETYVKKGRLIDLIYKKTIRPLLIKPGFLINPPVEIEPLAKRMPEDPDRVQRLQVMAWGTELGKGFSELNDPIDQRQRFEDQMKLRQAGDTEAQQLDEDYIEALEYGLPPTAGFGLSERLFSVLMDRPIRETTLFPPMKSTDK from the coding sequence ATGGGCCGACTTGAAGAAACACGCGATATTCGACTAAAAAAGCTGGCTCTTATCAAAGAATTGGGTATTGACCCGTATCCAGCGCAATCACTCCGTACCCACAGTACAGCCGATTTAGCAAATAATTACGAGCGTCTAGCTAAGTCCGAACGGCTTCTCACCATAGCGGGCCGAATTCGTTCAATCCGACGTCATGGCGGATCGGGATTTGTTGATGTCGAAGACGGTACTGGTCATTTTCAAGTGTTTATAAAGAAAGATGCTTTGGGAGAAAATGATTATCGTAACTTTACGGAGCTGATTGATTCAAGTGATGTTGTGGAATTTACCGGCAAACTGTTTCTAACGAAACAAAATACTAAGACTTTGGAAGCAAAAACATTTAGATTGCTAACAAAATCTATACGGGCAATACCCGAGTCATATTTTGGTTTGAAAGACATTGAAACTCGTTTACGCAAAAGATATATCGACTTGGCAGTAAATCCAGAATCTCGCGAATTATTTGTCAGGAAATCGATGTTTTGGAAAGCGATCCGCCAGTTTCTTGAAGACCGTGACTTTATTGAAGTACAGATTCCAGTATTTGAAGATGTGCCTGGTGGGGCCGAGGCTGAGCCTTTCGTAACACACCACAATGCGCTCGACCGAGACTTCTTCCTGCGCATATCGCTTGAATTACCACTGAAGCGTTTACTAGTTGGCGGTTTTGAGAGAGTATACGAAATTGGACGTATTTTTCGTAATGAAGGGATATCGGCCGAACATCTTCAAGATTATACACAAATGGAATTTTATTGGGCCTATGCTGACTACAACAATTTGCAAAATATGTTGATTGCTTTTTACAGATCGATAATAGAGAAAACGTGCGGTTCTCTTGTAGTAAAAAGTTGCGGCCATGAAATTGATTGGGGCCAAGAATGGAAAACATATGATTACTATCAGCTGTTTAATGTACACGCGGGAATCAACTTACACCAAACAACGGAATTAGAGCTGAAGAAAAAAGCCGATGAATTAAAAATTAAATATGAAACTTACGTCAAAAAAGGCCGCTTGATTGACCTGATATACAAAAAAACAATTCGCCCATTATTGATTAAACCCGGCTTTCTGATCAATCCGCCTGTAGAAATTGAACCCCTCGCCAAAAGAATGCCCGAAGATCCCGATCGTGTTCAGCGTCTGCAAGTAATGGCTTGGGGTACCGAACTTGGCAAGGGCTTTTCGGAACTGAATGATCCCATCGATCAACGTCAGAGATTTGAAGATCAAATGAAACTACGCCAAGCCGGTGACACGGAGGCACAGCAGCTCGACGAAGACTATATTGAAGCCCTAGAGTACGGCCTGCCGCCAACTGCCGGTTTCGGTTTATCTGAGCGATTATTCTCGGTGTTGATGGATCGGCCTATCCGAGAAACGACCCTTTTTCCGCCTATGAAATCAACTGATAAATAA
- a CDS encoding SprT family zinc-dependent metalloprotease: MPPLLETDYRIRVSPRAKHLRLTISNQGSVVITIPRGFSLSKAWDFVAEKESWIQKKLRQVRSQKPKYAYPSGIQAYKKYHKAAETLVRHRIIQYNNFYRFKYRSISIRNQKTRWGSCSNRGNLQFNYQIMFLPIHLADYLIVHELCHLSAMNHSLNFWQLVEKTIPDYKLRRKELRTLGLHTG, from the coding sequence GTGCCTCCTTTGCTCGAGACTGATTATCGTATCAGAGTAAGTCCGCGCGCCAAACACCTCCGGTTGACCATTTCTAACCAAGGAAGCGTGGTTATCACAATACCACGCGGTTTTTCGTTATCTAAAGCCTGGGATTTTGTGGCCGAAAAAGAGAGTTGGATTCAGAAAAAACTGCGTCAAGTTCGGAGTCAAAAACCTAAGTATGCCTATCCATCCGGCATTCAAGCGTATAAAAAATATCACAAAGCTGCAGAAACCTTAGTGCGCCATAGGATTATCCAGTATAATAATTTCTATCGCTTCAAGTATCGCAGCATTAGCATTAGAAATCAAAAAACTCGTTGGGGTAGCTGTTCAAATCGTGGCAATCTGCAATTTAACTATCAAATAATGTTTCTACCCATACACCTAGCTGACTATTTAATTGTTCACGAGCTTTGCCATCTTTCCGCCATGAATCATTCGTTAAATTTTTGGCAGCTGGTTGAAAAAACGATACCAGACTACAAGTTAAGACGGAAAGAATTAAGAACGCTTGGTTTGCATACTGGGTAG
- the greA gene encoding transcription elongation factor GreA, protein MTEKMNYITSEGYEKIVQELNELKSVKRKEIANRIQEAKELGDLSENAEYAEAKNEQSFTEGRIFHLENFIRNVTIIDKKAHNHKSKRIEIGSMITIKSGENEATYTIVGSNEADPLKGLISNESPMGQTFIGHSIDDEVQVAAPKGIITYRVISIS, encoded by the coding sequence ATGACTGAAAAAATGAACTACATTACCAGCGAAGGTTATGAAAAGATCGTTCAGGAACTTAACGAACTAAAAAGTGTCAAGCGTAAGGAAATAGCTAATCGCATCCAAGAAGCCAAGGAGCTGGGTGATTTGTCAGAAAATGCCGAATACGCCGAAGCCAAGAATGAGCAGTCATTTACCGAAGGAAGAATATTCCATTTAGAAAATTTTATACGCAACGTTACCATCATTGATAAAAAAGCCCATAATCACAAAAGCAAACGCATCGAAATTGGTTCGATGATTACTATCAAATCCGGTGAAAACGAAGCGACATATACGATTGTAGGGTCAAACGAGGCCGATCCTCTAAAGGGATTAATATCGAATGAGTCCCCCATGGGACAGACATTTATTGGTCACTCCATAGACGACGAAGTTCAAGTGGCCGCTCCCAAGGGGATTATTACCTATCGAGTGATAAGTATCAGCTAG
- the mrdA gene encoding penicillin-binding protein 2: protein MSYDPFSTYTSSDDIRDKNVRDYSFKQHLGDEYRPEDDNKESFRLSISTQKLNYLYYFVILVFIALFCRSGYLQIAKGADYREMAEGNRIRIERIKPARGIIYDAQMRPLVENVPNFTLQAVPADIPKTIEQRTDVYGQIMHIMGSRDNDFESRLPHDKDKPGTLLSTYQPVTLIEHLPMDKAILLKIRSSSLPGIVVSADSSRHYLMGNEYSQLLGYIGKITDTELLSMKDKGYAIDDYTGKTGLERSYEAYLRGKIGRRHIEVDSLGKIKKVVASEQPRPGQSIVMSINKDYQAKLQQLLDDTVNRLRVPGGAAIALDPRNGEVLAMVTSPTYDNNLFSQGIKSDEYGALLNDPRQPLFDRSISAEVPSGSTIKPMIAAAALAEHLITPSTTVNSVGGIKIGQWYFPDWKAGGHGLTNVTKAIAESVNTFFYAIGGGFENITGLGVQRIKEYATRFGFGSGLGIDLPGEASGFIPDQAWKERVKGESWYIGDTYHMAIGQGDVMVTPLQIANMTATIANGGTWYKPHIIRAAIDPENNQTTLIEPVIVNQQVVPSFAIEPVREGMRQSVTSGSSRALSNLPVPAAGKTGTAQFTQEKTHAWFTGFAPYDHPEISVTVFIEGGGEGSATAIPIAHDFLAWYFGGMK, encoded by the coding sequence ATGAGCTACGATCCATTTTCTACATATACCAGCTCTGATGATATCCGGGATAAGAATGTTCGCGACTATTCTTTTAAACAACACCTGGGCGACGAATACCGCCCAGAAGATGATAACAAGGAGTCGTTTCGTCTTAGCATCTCCACCCAAAAGCTAAACTATCTTTATTACTTTGTAATTTTGGTATTTATCGCACTCTTTTGCCGTAGCGGGTATCTTCAAATTGCCAAAGGTGCGGATTATCGCGAGATGGCTGAAGGTAATCGTATCCGAATTGAACGGATCAAACCAGCTCGCGGCATAATCTACGACGCACAAATGAGGCCATTAGTAGAAAATGTGCCGAACTTTACTCTTCAGGCGGTACCAGCTGACATTCCAAAAACTATTGAACAGCGCACCGACGTATACGGCCAAATCATGCATATAATGGGCTCAAGAGATAACGATTTTGAAAGCCGTTTGCCTCATGATAAGGATAAACCCGGTACGCTTCTATCAACATATCAGCCAGTAACTTTGATAGAGCACTTACCGATGGATAAGGCGATATTACTCAAGATACGCAGCAGTTCGCTCCCTGGTATAGTGGTTTCTGCCGATTCGTCTCGTCATTATCTTATGGGTAATGAATACTCCCAACTATTGGGATATATCGGTAAAATTACCGACACAGAACTGTTATCAATGAAAGATAAGGGTTATGCGATAGATGATTATACAGGTAAAACAGGCCTTGAAAGATCCTACGAGGCATATTTACGTGGCAAAATTGGTCGACGCCATATCGAGGTAGATTCGCTCGGTAAAATTAAGAAGGTGGTTGCGTCAGAACAGCCCAGACCTGGACAAAGCATCGTCATGTCAATAAACAAGGATTACCAGGCCAAACTACAACAACTACTGGACGATACCGTAAATCGTTTGAGAGTGCCGGGCGGGGCAGCTATTGCACTTGACCCAAGAAATGGTGAAGTATTAGCTATGGTGACAAGCCCAACATACGATAACAATCTATTCAGTCAGGGTATTAAATCAGACGAGTATGGTGCATTATTAAATGATCCGCGCCAACCCTTATTTGACCGCTCGATCAGTGCCGAGGTACCCTCGGGGTCAACTATCAAACCTATGATTGCGGCGGCGGCTTTAGCCGAACATTTAATAACTCCCAGCACGACAGTAAACAGTGTTGGCGGCATCAAGATTGGCCAATGGTACTTTCCAGACTGGAAAGCAGGCGGACACGGCTTAACCAATGTTACCAAAGCAATAGCAGAATCGGTTAATACATTCTTCTACGCTATCGGAGGGGGATTCGAAAATATAACCGGCTTAGGAGTTCAGCGTATCAAGGAATACGCCACTCGATTCGGTTTCGGCAGTGGTCTCGGAATTGATTTGCCGGGTGAAGCTTCCGGATTTATACCCGACCAGGCCTGGAAAGAACGAGTTAAAGGAGAATCGTGGTATATTGGTGATACTTATCATATGGCAATTGGCCAAGGAGATGTTATGGTCACGCCTTTGCAGATAGCGAACATGACGGCCACAATTGCAAACGGCGGCACGTGGTACAAACCGCACATAATTCGTGCTGCCATAGATCCAGAAAACAACCAGACAACCCTAATTGAACCAGTGATTGTTAATCAGCAAGTGGTGCCCAGTTTTGCTATCGAACCAGTCCGTGAGGGTATGCGCCAGTCAGTTACTTCTGGTAGCTCAAGGGCGTTAAGTAATTTACCCGTGCCCGCAGCCGGCAAAACCGGGACGGCACAGTTTACCCAGGAAAAGACTCACGCCTGGTTTACTGGGTTTGCACCTTACGATCATCCTGAAATATCAGTTACGGTTTTTATAGAGGGGGGTGGCGAGGGGAGCGCAACCGCCATACCCATTGCACATGATTTTTTAGCTTGGTATTTCGGAGGCATGAAATGA
- the mreC gene encoding rod shape-determining protein MreC, whose amino-acid sequence MGRRLLTIGAIIISSIVLLITFRSVAWIRPVADSFTYILKPLNGKIYPGSAAIQKYLNESKTNSELLQNNDIAQVEIDRLMQENSRLKQEMSDLKLLREEQEFLNQLGYRYLSTHVIGRSTDNFTHTVIIGIGSHEGVAVGQAVIAERGYMIGKVTKVGTTVSQVLLITDSQSQVAAAVQNETSSPGLVVGERGTSIEMQLIPQNEVVTNDQMVITSGLEPTIPRGLLIGKIINTTTPAGEIFQNATITTNPLTEQAGVVSVVINQNNSL is encoded by the coding sequence ATGGGTCGAAGGCTCCTAACAATTGGAGCAATTATAATAAGTAGCATCGTATTGCTAATTACTTTTAGAAGTGTGGCCTGGATACGCCCGGTAGCCGATAGTTTTACGTATATACTAAAACCACTAAACGGTAAGATTTATCCCGGATCTGCCGCGATTCAAAAATATCTAAATGAATCAAAGACGAATTCGGAATTACTTCAAAATAATGACATAGCACAAGTAGAAATTGATAGATTAATGCAGGAAAATAGCCGGTTAAAACAGGAAATGTCAGATTTGAAACTACTGCGCGAAGAGCAAGAATTCTTAAATCAACTGGGTTATCGTTATCTATCAACTCATGTAATTGGACGATCGACTGACAATTTTACACATACGGTTATTATCGGCATCGGCAGCCATGAGGGCGTGGCTGTTGGGCAAGCTGTTATTGCCGAGCGGGGTTACATGATTGGTAAAGTAACAAAGGTTGGAACCACCGTGTCCCAGGTGTTGTTGATTACCGACAGCCAAAGCCAGGTTGCCGCCGCTGTACAGAACGAAACCAGCTCTCCAGGCTTGGTTGTCGGCGAGCGCGGTACGTCGATTGAAATGCAGCTTATCCCACAGAATGAGGTAGTGACCAATGATCAAATGGTGATAACCTCGGGCCTTGAACCAACCATACCACGCGGTTTATTGATCGGTAAAATCATAAATACGACCACCCCAGCTGGTGAAATATTTCAAAACGCGACAATAACAACTAACCCCTTAACCGAGCAGGCGGGCGTGGTTTCGGTGGTGATTAATCAAAACAACTCGCTATGA
- a CDS encoding rod shape-determining protein, which produces MFSIFNRFFGRFSKDMGIDLGTANTLVYVKDRGIVINEPSIVAINTRTDQILAVGEEARRMIGKTPAHIIASKALVDGVISDFELTERMLRHFIEKVHRETFTVLPRPRVVIGVPLGVTEVEIKAVEDATLNAGARQVFLIEEPMAAAIGARLPIQDASGNMIVDIGGGTTEIAVISLGGVIAWRSLRIAGDELDQNIVQYARENFNLLLGQPTAEDIKLKISMAGDITEPLETKMRGRDLITGLPKEVAINSHHVQEAIQRSLRLITENIKDTIEATPPELVSDIYERGIVLTGGGALLRGIDKLISQETQIPVHIADDPLTCVVRGTGLVLDDLEKLKDVLSVSTKEE; this is translated from the coding sequence ATGTTCAGCATATTTAATCGTTTTTTTGGACGCTTTTCCAAGGATATGGGGATCGATTTGGGCACGGCCAATACTCTGGTCTATGTTAAAGACCGGGGTATTGTTATAAACGAACCGTCAATAGTGGCCATAAACACAAGAACTGATCAGATTTTGGCTGTTGGTGAAGAAGCGCGGCGCATGATCGGCAAAACACCGGCACATATTATCGCTTCAAAAGCACTAGTTGACGGGGTGATATCAGACTTTGAACTCACCGAACGTATGTTACGCCATTTTATTGAAAAAGTGCATCGGGAAACATTTACCGTATTACCTCGTCCGCGAGTAGTAATCGGCGTACCTTTGGGAGTCACTGAGGTAGAGATAAAGGCAGTAGAAGATGCTACTTTGAATGCTGGAGCCAGACAAGTATTTTTGATCGAGGAACCAATGGCAGCCGCTATCGGTGCTAGGTTGCCGATACAAGATGCCTCTGGCAATATGATTGTAGATATTGGCGGCGGTACGACAGAAATTGCCGTAATATCTTTGGGCGGAGTCATAGCGTGGCGCTCACTTAGAATCGCAGGCGATGAATTGGATCAGAATATTGTTCAGTATGCCCGTGAAAATTTTAATTTATTGCTGGGGCAGCCAACAGCTGAGGATATTAAACTTAAAATATCCATGGCCGGGGACATAACCGAACCATTAGAAACAAAAATGCGCGGCCGAGATCTAATTACCGGACTGCCGAAAGAAGTGGCTATAAATAGCCATCATGTTCAAGAAGCTATTCAAAGGTCTCTGCGCTTGATTACTGAAAATATCAAGGATACGATCGAAGCCACACCACCCGAGCTTGTGTCGGATATTTATGAGCGGGGTATTGTATTAACTGGCGGCGGCGCATTATTACGTGGCATTGATAAGCTAATCAGCCAGGAAACGCAAATTCCGGTTCATATTGCAGACGATCCATTAACTTGCGTTGTCCGTGGCACCGGATTAGTACTAGATGACCTTGAAAAGCTAAAGGACGTACTTTCGGTGTCAACTAAGGAGGAATAA
- the rseP gene encoding RIP metalloprotease RseP, with protein sequence MIWTLLIFVVILGLIVIIHELGHFLTAKRLGVRVDEFGIGFPPRIFGIQRGETDYTVNLIPIGGFVKIHGEDGGNEHDSRSLGNRPAWQRLLVLSAGVGMNILLAAVLFSFGFSIGLPSVVDNNTQAKSIRDLKVQIVSVNENTPASDAKLQPGDQIVSIDQTPINSIEQIENYNKTRAEQSVVVSIIRSSNKLDVPILLKNLDGSGDGKMGVSLVETGITSFSIPTAIYLGFKNTFIYLWAIIVSFYTLIKNLFIGQPVGADVAGPIGIAVLTGQVAKLGFMYLLQFTALLSLNLAVINFVPFPALDGGRALFVTIEKIRGKKINRDIESAIHNIGFTLLLILVALVTLRDLTKFGGSIVGFVKNIFT encoded by the coding sequence ATGATATGGACGCTTCTAATATTCGTTGTCATTCTAGGCCTGATTGTTATCATACATGAACTGGGGCATTTTCTTACAGCTAAGAGACTGGGTGTCAGAGTTGATGAGTTTGGGATCGGTTTTCCGCCGCGCATATTCGGAATACAAAGAGGGGAGACTGATTATACTGTTAATCTGATACCAATCGGCGGTTTTGTAAAAATCCACGGTGAGGATGGTGGCAATGAACATGATTCCAGAAGTCTAGGGAATCGACCCGCCTGGCAGCGCTTGCTTGTTCTGTCGGCCGGTGTGGGAATGAATATATTATTAGCAGCGGTATTGTTTTCTTTTGGTTTCAGTATCGGTTTGCCATCGGTAGTTGATAATAACACACAGGCAAAATCAATTAGGGACCTTAAGGTACAAATTGTATCGGTAAATGAAAACACTCCAGCTTCAGATGCTAAATTACAGCCCGGAGATCAAATAGTCTCGATCGACCAGACACCAATTAACTCAATTGAGCAAATAGAGAATTACAATAAAACAAGAGCCGAGCAATCTGTTGTTGTTTCAATTATTCGTTCAAGCAATAAGCTAGACGTACCAATCTTGTTGAAAAACCTCGATGGCTCGGGTGATGGAAAAATGGGCGTGAGCTTAGTAGAAACTGGGATAACCTCATTTTCAATTCCGACGGCCATATATCTTGGATTCAAAAACACATTCATATATCTTTGGGCTATTATCGTGTCTTTCTATACTTTGATAAAGAATCTATTTATTGGGCAACCAGTTGGCGCGGATGTAGCCGGTCCGATTGGAATAGCCGTCTTGACTGGGCAAGTAGCCAAGCTGGGTTTTATGTACCTGTTACAATTTACCGCACTTCTATCATTAAATCTTGCCGTAATTAATTTCGTGCCATTTCCAGCCTTAGATGGCGGTCGGGCTCTGTTTGTCACGATCGAAAAGATCAGAGGAAAGAAAATTAATCGTGATATTGAAAGTGCGATACACAATATCGGATTTACGCTTTTGTTGATATTGGTGGCGCTGGTAACATTGCGTGATTTGACAAAGTTTGGCGGAAGTATTGTAGGTTTTGTGAAAAATATATTTACCTAG
- the frr gene encoding ribosome recycling factor, translated as MTLIESEITSTIEFFKQDINTLRVGRAHPALVEHIKVDYYNTPTPLIQLASITASDAKTLLIQPWDKNGLKDIERALSQADIGASPVVDGVSIRITLPSLTEERRTEMVKLLGEKTEKARVAIRQHREETIKDLKQQKESGSISEDILFNKQKEVQQCVDAGMAEVQKVADMKKQEITTI; from the coding sequence ATGACCCTAATCGAGTCAGAAATTACATCAACAATAGAATTTTTTAAGCAAGACATTAATACATTGAGGGTCGGTCGGGCTCATCCAGCTTTAGTTGAGCATATAAAAGTTGATTATTACAATACTCCGACGCCCTTGATACAACTGGCTAGCATTACGGCTTCCGACGCGAAGACTCTGTTGATTCAACCTTGGGATAAAAACGGTCTTAAGGATATTGAGCGAGCGCTGTCGCAGGCTGATATCGGCGCTAGCCCGGTGGTTGATGGTGTGTCTATAAGAATTACACTGCCATCGTTGACCGAAGAACGTCGGACAGAGATGGTAAAGCTTCTTGGTGAAAAGACGGAAAAAGCTAGAGTTGCCATCAGACAGCATCGTGAGGAAACAATCAAAGATTTGAAACAACAAAAGGAGTCAGGCAGCATTTCCGAGGATATATTATTTAATAAACAAAAAGAGGTCCAGCAATGTGTCGATGCCGGAATGGCAGAAGTACAAAAAGTGGCTGACATGAAAAAACAAGAAATAACCACGATATAA
- a CDS encoding DNA polymerase III subunit, with amino-acid sequence MNHSETSINRWPVFGHTAIVSYLQQAVKKRQTVQAYLLHGPTQLGKATIARLFARSLLCTNENTQPCEECAGCQNTLNCTHPDFVELEKDPDQQNIGIEHIRDRVIKRLQLSSFLNTYKVAVINDAQYLSPEAANALLKTLEEPRQNVVIILIANGLSGLPSTVVSRCQTFEFFPLSTASIEKYIQKLHPKIKRNDLRTIAGLSRGRPGRAYELINKPSELERTIDTYKKYREVLTAPIWQRIKLLNEQVSGTSFQETKDQAEHLIQGLAVILRDEILRHYDLPGLATYFPENSQTIKYINAPISTDLMRLLMSLRRSLSQNASPRIILENFCLEY; translated from the coding sequence ATGAATCATAGTGAAACATCCATCAATAGATGGCCGGTGTTCGGGCATACGGCGATTGTGTCGTATCTGCAACAAGCCGTTAAAAAAAGGCAAACCGTACAGGCATATTTGTTGCACGGTCCAACGCAACTTGGTAAAGCTACAATAGCAAGGCTATTTGCCAGATCGTTGCTCTGTACTAATGAAAATACTCAGCCTTGTGAAGAATGTGCCGGATGTCAAAATACCCTTAACTGTACCCATCCTGATTTTGTTGAACTTGAAAAAGACCCGGATCAGCAGAATATTGGCATCGAACATATCCGGGACCGGGTTATTAAAAGACTGCAACTTAGTTCCTTTTTAAATACCTATAAAGTGGCCGTAATTAATGATGCACAATATTTAAGTCCGGAGGCGGCCAATGCATTATTAAAAACACTGGAAGAACCGCGCCAAAATGTAGTGATAATATTGATAGCCAACGGTTTGAGCGGGCTACCGTCAACTGTTGTATCACGTTGCCAAACGTTTGAGTTCTTCCCGCTATCGACAGCCAGTATTGAAAAATACATCCAAAAATTGCATCCAAAAATTAAAAGAAACGATTTACGAACTATCGCGGGATTATCACGTGGGAGGCCGGGTCGGGCGTATGAGTTAATAAATAAACCGTCTGAACTTGAGCGCACAATTGATACTTACAAAAAATATCGCGAAGTTTTAACGGCACCAATTTGGCAAAGGATAAAATTGCTCAATGAACAAGTAAGCGGAACATCATTTCAAGAAACAAAAGACCAGGCCGAACACCTTATTCAGGGTCTAGCCGTAATACTTCGTGATGAGATATTGCGCCACTATGATTTACCCGGTTTGGCTACGTATTTTCCTGAAAATAGCCAAACAATCAAATATATAAATGCGCCTATATCGACAGACTTGATGCGCTTATTGATGTCGCTGCGCCGTTCTTTGTCTCAAAATGCTTCACCGCGGATTATTTTAGAAAATTTTTGTCTTGAATATTAA